From a region of the Tolypothrix sp. NIES-4075 genome:
- a CDS encoding AAA domain-containing protein: RTIEQALSWLIGLQKYSLGADSVQQILNSPSGRRELAELVKKVEFLSEDISQGMDFLFLYFNENDIIGQYLPHNQISFTELATFLNLAQSDLPDLRKWLTYKEIYGQLENLGVQDFLDALRDRKPNPIECVQNRLRDINYQPRQVFGSLFNPEISSEAELTTIEQALSWLIGLQKYSLSADLVQHIINFPSKRRELTDLVKKLELIHHKIRQGLDFILSHFDESDITDSYLPRNQISFVELESFLNLAQSELPYFQEWLTYKETYHKLENFGNDKFLDTLRDNQIEPKQWFPVLEKRIYQICLDAILARKPELKNFNFEVHERQIKEFSQLDYNQLDAARERLKQLHMQRWQNWEKTSVALAEISNLKREANKKSRHLPIRKLLNDTQKGIPNLVKALKPCWMMSPLSVTQYINPYVVHFDVLIFDEASQLRTEDVVPAIIRSNQVIVIGDNKQLPPTSFFATKDNEEEDIDNQDDASYESVLNECSKFMLGRTLKWHYRSQDERLIAFSNRHFYDSQLVTFPNPVQNPDLGVWFKHVPDGVYDRGERRDNRREAQVVAQLALEHFQRFPEQSLGIIAFSEAQADAIREQIEILGKDYPNLETFCSDNSPQFFLKALENVQGDERDAIILSVGYARDSQGKLSLNFGPLNKQGGERRLNVAVTRAKSKITLVSSIVAGDIDLTRATSKGVKLLRDYLEYAASGGERLQGNSYTDALKFDSPFEEDVYHALVEQGYIIRTQVGCSGYRIDLGVVNNNRPGEFLLGIECDGASYHSSPTARDRDRLRQQVLERLGWKIHRIWSTDWFRNKPVQVRLLIERIKQLQQMNS, encoded by the coding sequence AAGAACAATTGAACAAGCTTTAAGTTGGTTGATTGGCTTACAAAAGTATTCGCTTGGTGCTGATTCAGTCCAGCAGATTCTAAATTCTCCCTCTGGACGACGCGAACTGGCTGAATTAGTTAAGAAAGTTGAATTCCTTTCTGAAGATATTAGCCAGGGGATGGATTTCTTATTTTTATACTTTAATGAGAATGATATTATTGGACAATATCTGCCTCATAATCAAATTTCATTTACCGAACTGGCAACTTTTTTAAACCTAGCTCAATCTGACTTACCCGACTTACGCAAATGGTTGACATATAAAGAAATATATGGGCAACTAGAAAATCTAGGAGTCCAAGATTTCTTAGATGCTTTGCGCGATCGCAAACCTAATCCTATTGAGTGTGTACAAAATAGGCTGCGTGATATTAACTACCAGCCTCGTCAGGTTTTTGGATCTTTATTTAACCCAGAAATTTCTAGTGAAGCAGAGTTAACAACAATTGAACAAGCTTTGAGTTGGTTGATTGGTTTACAAAAATATTCGCTTAGTGCTGATTTAGTCCAGCATATTATAAATTTTCCTTCTAAACGGCGCGAACTGACTGACTTAGTGAAGAAACTTGAATTAATTCATCACAAAATTAGACAAGGATTAGATTTTATATTATCGCACTTTGATGAAAGTGATATCACAGATTCTTACTTACCTCGCAACCAAATTTCTTTTGTCGAACTAGAAAGCTTTTTAAACTTAGCTCAATCGGAACTACCTTACTTTCAAGAATGGCTGACCTATAAAGAAACTTACCACAAACTCGAAAATTTTGGGAATGATAAGTTCTTAGATACTTTGCGTGACAACCAAATTGAACCAAAACAGTGGTTTCCAGTTCTAGAAAAGCGAATTTATCAAATATGCCTTGATGCAATCCTTGCAAGAAAACCTGAGTTGAAAAACTTTAACTTTGAGGTACACGAACGACAAATTAAGGAATTTTCTCAACTCGATTATAACCAACTAGATGCTGCCAGAGAACGTTTAAAACAGCTTCATATGCAACGCTGGCAAAACTGGGAAAAGACCTCAGTCGCTCTAGCTGAGATATCAAATTTGAAAAGAGAAGCGAATAAAAAAAGCCGACATTTACCCATCCGTAAACTTCTTAACGACACACAAAAAGGGATACCAAATCTCGTCAAAGCTTTAAAGCCTTGCTGGATGATGAGTCCACTTTCAGTTACTCAATATATAAATCCATATGTAGTTCATTTTGATGTTCTCATCTTTGATGAAGCATCCCAGCTTCGCACAGAGGATGTTGTTCCTGCGATTATCCGTTCTAATCAAGTTATTGTGATTGGGGATAATAAACAGCTTCCTCCCACATCATTTTTTGCAACCAAAGATAACGAAGAAGAAGATATCGATAATCAAGATGATGCAAGCTATGAAAGCGTTTTAAATGAATGTTCAAAGTTTATGCTTGGACGCACCCTGAAATGGCACTACCGCAGTCAAGATGAACGTTTGATAGCTTTCTCCAACCGTCATTTTTATGACTCTCAGTTAGTTACATTTCCAAACCCAGTTCAAAATCCAGATTTGGGAGTATGGTTTAAGCATGTTCCTGATGGCGTTTACGATCGCGGTGAACGCAGAGATAATCGACGCGAGGCTCAAGTGGTTGCTCAGTTAGCGTTGGAGCATTTTCAAAGGTTTCCCGAACAATCCCTTGGTATAATTGCCTTTAGCGAGGCTCAAGCCGACGCAATTCGAGAGCAAATTGAGATTTTGGGCAAAGATTACCCCAATCTGGAGACGTTTTGCAGCGACAACTCACCGCAATTTTTTCTCAAAGCATTAGAAAACGTTCAGGGTGATGAGCGAGATGCTATCATACTCAGTGTTGGGTATGCTCGTGATTCTCAAGGTAAGCTTTCTCTCAACTTTGGTCCTTTAAATAAGCAAGGTGGAGAACGACGGCTGAATGTAGCTGTCACGCGAGCAAAAAGCAAAATTACACTGGTTTCTTCGATAGTCGCTGGTGACATTGATTTAACACGCGCCACAAGCAAAGGTGTAAAGTTACTGCGTGATTATTTGGAATACGCAGCAAGTGGTGGGGAACGACTACAAGGTAATTCTTACACAGATGCACTTAAGTTTGACTCGCCATTTGAAGAAGATGTTTATCATGCCTTAGTCGAGCAGGGATACATTATCCGCACCCAAGTTGGATGCTCAGGATACCGGATTGACCTTGGTGTAGTCAATAACAATCGCCCTGGTGAGTTTTTACTGGGGATTGAGTGTGATGGTGCATCATATCATAGTTCACCTACTGCAAGAGATCGCGATCGCCTTAGACAACAGGTGCTTGAAAGGCTAGGTTGGAAAATTCACCGCATTTGGTCAACAGACTGGTTTCGTAACAAACCTGTTCAAGTTCGTCTGTTGATAGAAAGAATCAAACAACTACAACAAATGAATAGCTAA
- a CDS encoding integrase catalytic domain-containing protein, which produces MLTSVSSLISLATCNISSAISSEQLSLGRCWATFLVDGYSKRILALYLSFEPPSYRSCLMVIRICVKRFGRLPQTIITDNGKEFHSVYFKQLLAYYKCHHKYRPSGEPRYGSPVERVFGTTNTLWLHELQGNTQILKNNRQVTKSVNPIHQAVWTIGELYQSLETWAYSIYDNRLNSSLGLSPFQAYETGIQLGGIRESRRLEYDQTFLILTLPSPHSGDTRIVQPGRGVKVNHIYYWCQAFRNPEVEKTAVEVKIDPFNVSVAYCYVKGLWHECTSNHYPYLQGRTEKELQVISTDLRQRKRHQGQATVRSNTELMEYLQGAYQVEEKLLKQRLQALENQTVLNLIEGKQLSQNSLQVTHFNEIENHSEVLPNNADNDETLESYGEF; this is translated from the coding sequence ATATTAACAAGCGTTAGTTCCTTAATTTCCCTGGCAACTTGCAATATTAGTAGTGCTATTTCCAGCGAACAACTGAGTCTAGGTCGTTGTTGGGCAACTTTTCTAGTAGATGGTTATAGTAAAAGGATTTTAGCGCTCTATCTTTCCTTTGAACCACCCAGTTACCGTAGTTGTTTAATGGTAATTCGGATTTGTGTCAAAAGGTTTGGTCGATTACCTCAAACCATAATTACCGATAATGGAAAAGAATTTCATAGCGTCTATTTTAAACAACTTTTGGCTTATTACAAATGTCACCACAAATACCGCCCTTCAGGAGAACCTCGTTATGGAAGTCCCGTGGAAAGAGTATTTGGCACAACTAACACGTTATGGTTACATGAATTACAAGGAAATACCCAAATTCTCAAAAACAACAGACAAGTAACCAAGTCTGTTAACCCTATTCATCAAGCCGTTTGGACAATTGGTGAGCTTTATCAATCATTAGAAACATGGGCTTATTCGATTTATGATAACCGACTCAATTCAAGTTTAGGACTTTCTCCATTTCAAGCTTATGAAACTGGGATTCAATTAGGAGGGATTCGAGAAAGTCGTCGTTTGGAATATGACCAAACCTTTTTAATTTTAACCTTACCTTCCCCCCATAGTGGCGATACCCGAATCGTACAGCCCGGAAGGGGAGTGAAGGTGAACCATATTTATTACTGGTGTCAAGCTTTTCGCAATCCAGAAGTGGAGAAAACAGCAGTTGAGGTCAAAATTGACCCATTCAATGTTAGTGTTGCCTATTGCTATGTTAAAGGGCTTTGGCATGAGTGTACCTCAAATCATTATCCCTATCTCCAAGGGCGCACGGAAAAAGAACTACAAGTTATTAGTACTGATTTACGGCAACGCAAAAGGCATCAAGGTCAAGCGACGGTGAGGTCTAATACTGAATTGATGGAGTATTTACAAGGGGCTTATCAAGTCGAGGAAAAATTGCTTAAACAACGCTTACAAGCGTTAGAAAATCAAACGGTACTTAATCTGATTGAAGGGAAACAACTTTCTCAAAATAGTCTTCAAGTGACTCACTTTAATGAGATAGAAAATCATTCAGAAGTCTTACCAAATAACGCTGATAATGATGAAACTCTTGAATCTTACGGAGAATTTTAA
- a CDS encoding Mu transposase C-terminal domain-containing protein, translating into MTKVVDPKQLAVWTLADLYTYLTQWAYTIYDTSVHDSLGETPLQVYTDAIAATGEREHRRIAYNEDFLMATRPSTPKGNAKVQPGQGIKVNYLYYWNDAFRNPVVEKTKVSVRYDPFDMGVAYAYLEGRWVKCISQYYSTFAGRTEKEVLLAAQEIRQQDKRNAVSTNISAKRLADFIAAVQEHETLLMQRLRDLEAVGVLENVTPNTEGVPQFPRVNTLEPEMEAHSQDDEPLPPLQNNVELLDLTQLPILGEYR; encoded by the coding sequence TTGACCAAAGTTGTTGACCCCAAACAACTTGCCGTTTGGACATTAGCAGATTTATATACCTACCTGACCCAGTGGGCATACACTATTTATGACACGAGCGTACATGATTCCTTGGGTGAGACACCATTACAAGTTTATACCGACGCTATCGCTGCCACTGGGGAGAGGGAACACCGACGCATTGCATACAACGAAGACTTCCTCATGGCAACACGCCCTAGCACACCCAAAGGCAATGCTAAAGTCCAGCCAGGTCAGGGAATTAAAGTCAATTATCTTTATTACTGGAACGATGCTTTCCGCAATCCGGTTGTCGAAAAAACTAAAGTCAGTGTGCGCTATGACCCTTTTGATATGGGTGTAGCTTATGCGTATCTGGAGGGAAGATGGGTCAAATGTATCTCCCAGTATTACAGCACCTTTGCCGGACGCACGGAGAAAGAAGTGCTGTTAGCAGCCCAAGAAATTAGACAGCAAGATAAGCGTAATGCTGTGAGTACAAATATCTCTGCCAAACGCCTTGCTGACTTCATCGCGGCGGTGCAAGAACATGAAACCTTACTCATGCAACGATTGCGGGATTTAGAAGCGGTTGGGGTGCTGGAGAATGTAACACCCAATACCGAAGGTGTACCCCAGTTCCCAAGAGTCAACACTCTTGAGCCAGAGATGGAAGCACACAGTCAAGATGACGAACCATTGCCACCACTGCAAAACAACGTTGAACTGTTGGATCTCACACAACTGCCGATATTGGGGGAATACCGTTAA
- a CDS encoding ATP-binding protein — translation MEQSAYPQELLQAPISERVTFFVNYTMAHPHLIQAFNEVMQSVYQAPGISLIFVVGATGVGKTTLLRRLEQKLTEKALPELKHNQGKVPVIGLEAKAPEFSQFDWKDFYIRLLKMLNEPLIEKKINYGQSCSKWRSAVESALIHRSPDAFYIDEAHHLAMLPSGRKLKDQPETLKSLANLTQVKIIPTGTYDLLPLIDLGDQLCRRSKTIHFQRYHADNSQEAKAFKSVVQTFSQYLPLPQQPDLLSNWEFLYERSLGCVGILKDWLSVTLSEVLDSDGNARTITLSDLQRHALGVRQCLVMLKSISTGEQQLQESSEDLLKLQRDLKLIPSSHGAAQEKYSQSKKEREVCRTEDSGKERASQKNTKKQIAQTSPRRYPLNKEESEKEEKETDFFHSL, via the coding sequence ATGGAACAATCAGCCTATCCTCAAGAATTATTACAAGCCCCTATATCTGAGAGAGTAACATTCTTTGTTAATTATACAATGGCTCATCCTCATCTAATTCAGGCTTTCAATGAGGTCATGCAATCGGTTTATCAAGCACCGGGGATTTCCTTAATTTTCGTGGTTGGAGCAACCGGAGTAGGGAAAACCACATTACTGCGCCGTTTAGAGCAAAAACTAACCGAGAAAGCCTTACCTGAATTAAAGCACAATCAGGGTAAAGTCCCTGTAATTGGTTTAGAAGCTAAAGCTCCAGAATTTAGTCAGTTTGATTGGAAAGATTTTTATATCCGTCTGTTAAAAATGTTAAATGAACCTTTAATCGAGAAAAAGATTAATTATGGGCAATCTTGCTCAAAGTGGCGGAGTGCAGTGGAATCGGCTTTAATTCATCGTTCTCCCGATGCTTTTTATATTGATGAAGCCCATCATCTTGCTATGTTACCTAGTGGTCGGAAATTAAAAGATCAACCCGAAACTCTCAAATCTTTAGCCAATCTAACTCAAGTGAAGATTATTCCCACTGGTACTTATGATTTATTACCTTTAATTGATTTAGGAGATCAGTTATGCCGACGTAGTAAAACCATTCATTTTCAACGGTATCATGCTGATAATTCGCAAGAGGCTAAAGCGTTTAAAAGTGTGGTGCAAACTTTTAGTCAATATCTTCCTTTACCTCAACAGCCAGATTTATTATCTAATTGGGAATTTCTTTATGAGAGGAGTTTAGGTTGTGTAGGTATTCTTAAAGATTGGCTTTCTGTAACCCTTTCGGAAGTTTTAGATAGTGATGGAAATGCTCGGACTATTACTTTATCTGATTTACAACGTCATGCTTTGGGAGTCCGTCAATGTTTGGTAATGCTGAAATCTATTTCTACAGGTGAACAACAACTACAAGAGTCATCAGAGGATTTACTCAAACTACAAAGAGACTTGAAACTAATCCCCTCATCTCATGGTGCTGCTCAGGAGAAATACAGCCAAAGCAAGAAGGAGCGCGAAGTCTGCCGGACAGAAGATTCTGGGAAAGAGCGAGCTTCGCAAAAAAATACGAAAAAGCAGATTGCACAAACTTCTCCTCGCCGTTATCCCTTAAACAAGGAGGAGTCAGAAAAGGAGGAGAAAGAAACAGACTTTTTTCATTCCTTATGA
- a CDS encoding ATP-binding protein produces the protein MDNFLTDNQNGEIQSKLTQFKEYAVLHPQLERVDMLLMRAIREPAGFAHVLVYGPSGVGKTTMIRQIAKRLNENVPELLPGVSNSLSYRNGSQPPIPLLLLETRPPDGGVFNRADYYRTALKLLGEPFYERRMLIDIDAEQTWEKKGRSRTKTAQFNDSPELRHALEEAMTKRGVRAVILDEAQHLMKIGTGASAGKLLDQLDWIKSMTNVTGVLHILIGTYELLNFRNLSGQASRRGLDIHFSRYLYQKEQDRQDFQAALLALLMQVPLNVDVKELMQHWLYFYERSIGCVGVLKDWLIRAVAAALHDGHDTLSLERLHEHTLTLAQCERMALDTTEGEQKLSYMESRREHLWHLLQIGMGSTSVPKAAVDLSQSGANT, from the coding sequence ATGGACAACTTTTTAACCGACAATCAAAACGGCGAAATACAGTCGAAACTTACCCAGTTTAAGGAGTATGCAGTTTTACATCCCCAGTTAGAACGGGTAGATATGTTGTTGATGCGTGCAATTCGAGAACCCGCCGGATTTGCTCATGTGTTGGTGTATGGGCCAAGCGGTGTGGGTAAAACAACGATGATTCGGCAGATTGCTAAACGGTTAAATGAGAATGTACCCGAACTGTTACCGGGTGTATCCAATTCCTTAAGCTATCGTAACGGCAGTCAACCCCCAATACCGTTATTGCTATTAGAAACACGACCACCGGACGGTGGGGTATTTAATCGGGCAGATTACTACCGCACTGCACTAAAACTTTTGGGAGAACCATTCTATGAGCGGCGGATGCTGATAGATATTGATGCGGAGCAGACCTGGGAGAAGAAAGGACGCTCCCGGACTAAAACAGCACAGTTTAATGATTCGCCTGAACTGCGCCACGCATTAGAAGAAGCGATGACCAAACGTGGAGTGCGGGCGGTGATTTTGGATGAAGCACAGCACTTAATGAAGATTGGGACTGGTGCAAGTGCTGGTAAACTTTTAGACCAGTTGGACTGGATTAAGTCCATGACCAATGTTACGGGAGTGCTACACATTCTGATTGGGACTTACGAACTGCTCAATTTCCGCAATTTAAGTGGTCAAGCATCCCGGCGGGGACTGGATATCCATTTTTCGCGTTATTTGTATCAAAAAGAACAAGATCGTCAGGATTTTCAAGCAGCATTATTGGCACTGCTGATGCAAGTACCTCTGAATGTTGATGTTAAAGAGCTAATGCAGCATTGGCTTTATTTTTATGAGCGTTCCATTGGTTGTGTTGGGGTACTCAAGGACTGGCTTATCCGGGCTGTGGCGGCGGCATTGCATGATGGTCACGATACTTTGAGTTTAGAACGACTGCATGAACATACCCTCACACTAGCCCAATGTGAACGTATGGCTTTGGATACCACTGAGGGTGAACAAAAACTCTCGTACATGGAAAGTCGCCGTGAACATTTGTGGCATTTGCTACAGATAGGTATGGGTTCGACCTCTGTACCAAAAGCGGCGGTGGATTTATCCCAGAGCGGGGCCAATACGG
- a CDS encoding TnsA endonuclease N-terminal domain-containing protein, which produces MLTEEEFDQWCSQLRLAQNTRSLIAQIRQVPPSRKVQGNYGNVCGNYCSEKMGQTIQFESHRGELAHIIDQLEHNREVLEYYDQPPPLELNYFSKSDRQVRTMHTPDFFVIEVNWAGWEEFKPISELIKKAQHQPNRYVQDENGNWFCPPGEEYAQKYGLNYRVRTDIEQNTIRLRNYQWLEPYFQEKELDENKSLNQTILSLVKEIPGITYSKLLLTINGISPDEINSLIASKKLFINFNTAPLAEPDRVHIFSTIEQAEISEKMGLSELTKDSSSQSNEEVQQLLLKARPQDLETANARYEAIKSYLEENSLPITKASRSIRHWRQQYQQAQKLYGENHGYVGLLPKHLDKGHHQKLEPALLDFMAEFIEKHYYTAKNRRVSGVYREFKLACSQQQPPFKPPSERTFREQIKRQKNYQLTQARQGSKIAKQTKPFHSTNGMPKDGELPWENAHIDHTCLDINKR; this is translated from the coding sequence ATGCTCACAGAAGAAGAGTTTGACCAATGGTGTAGTCAACTCAGACTTGCCCAAAATACCCGCTCTCTTATAGCTCAGATTCGCCAAGTACCACCATCTCGCAAAGTACAAGGGAATTATGGCAATGTTTGTGGGAATTATTGTAGTGAAAAAATGGGTCAAACCATTCAGTTTGAATCTCATCGAGGCGAGTTAGCACATATTATTGACCAATTAGAGCATAACCGAGAAGTTTTAGAATATTACGACCAACCGCCACCCTTGGAATTAAATTACTTTTCAAAAAGCGATCGCCAAGTTCGTACAATGCATACTCCTGATTTTTTCGTAATCGAAGTAAACTGGGCTGGATGGGAAGAATTTAAACCAATTAGTGAATTAATCAAAAAAGCACAACACCAACCCAACCGCTACGTCCAAGATGAAAACGGAAATTGGTTTTGTCCACCAGGAGAGGAATATGCCCAAAAATACGGACTTAACTATCGGGTCAGAACAGATATTGAACAAAATACAATACGGTTGAGAAATTATCAATGGTTAGAACCCTATTTTCAAGAAAAAGAGTTAGACGAAAACAAGAGCCTTAACCAAACAATATTATCTCTAGTCAAAGAAATCCCCGGAATAACTTATAGCAAATTATTACTAACCATAAATGGAATTAGTCCTGATGAAATCAATAGTTTAATTGCCTCGAAAAAGCTCTTTATCAACTTTAATACTGCCCCCTTAGCCGAACCCGACCGCGTTCATATTTTTTCCACAATAGAACAAGCCGAAATCTCTGAAAAAATGGGATTATCAGAGCTAACAAAAGATTCCTCAAGTCAGAGTAACGAGGAAGTTCAACAACTCCTGCTCAAAGCACGTCCTCAAGATTTAGAAACCGCTAATGCTCGCTATGAAGCCATAAAATCATACTTAGAAGAAAATTCTCTACCTATTACCAAAGCCAGTCGCAGTATTCGTCATTGGCGTCAACAATATCAGCAAGCACAAAAACTATATGGAGAAAATCATGGTTATGTAGGCTTACTGCCCAAACATTTAGATAAAGGTCATCATCAAAAACTAGAACCAGCACTCTTAGATTTTATGGCAGAATTTATTGAAAAACATTACTATACTGCCAAGAATAGACGAGTTAGTGGAGTCTATCGAGAATTTAAATTAGCTTGTAGTCAACAACAACCACCCTTTAAACCACCCTCGGAAAGAACATTTCGTGAGCAGATTAAACGACAAAAAAACTATCAACTTACCCAAGCTCGTCAAGGCTCAAAAATAGCCAAACAAACTAAACCCTTTCATTCAACCAATGGAATGCCTAAAGATGGAGAATTACCTTGGGAAAATGCTCACATTGACCATACTTGCTTAGATATTAACAAGCGTTAG
- a CDS encoding TniQ family protein — translation MPYDSWNLTISFLPKRSHLYPLQPIGLGTPDTESLSSYLQRLAQQHCLRPWQLYTYELVPLIQHEEYLLQKDTKKTSIKQIFLTNKTTSSNLSVINGLQSITPVIVSAIEQLTSRQDLCSLTLVSWLKILDSVEPLLKHSCAWCPYCYQVWREQGEVIYIPLLWLI, via the coding sequence ATTCCTTATGATTCTTGGAATTTAACGATTTCATTTTTACCTAAAAGAAGCCACCTTTATCCTCTGCAACCAATAGGTTTAGGAACTCCTGATACTGAGAGTTTAAGTAGCTATCTGCAAAGATTAGCACAACAGCATTGCCTTCGACCTTGGCAACTTTATACCTATGAGCTCGTTCCCTTGATTCAACATGAGGAATATTTATTGCAGAAAGATACTAAAAAAACTTCCATTAAACAGATATTTTTAACGAACAAAACAACTTCTTCTAATTTATCAGTTATCAATGGACTTCAATCTATTACTCCAGTCATTGTTTCGGCTATAGAACAGTTAACATCTCGTCAAGATTTATGCTCTTTAACTTTAGTGAGTTGGTTGAAAATCCTTGATTCAGTAGAGCCACTTTTAAAACATTCTTGTGCTTGGTGTCCCTATTGTTATCAAGTCTGGCGAGAGCAAGGAGAAGTTATTTATATTCCTTTGCTCTGGTTAATTTAA